The following DNA comes from Occultella kanbiaonis.
GTGCTCCGACCCACCACCGCGCGGGCCGCCGCGTGCGTGTGGGGCAGCGACGCCACCGCACTCCTGGACTTCCTGCAGGTGGACCCGAAGCGGCGGATCCAGCGTGTGTCCGAACTCGACGCGGGCACCGGCGAGGAGGCGCTGAACGGGCTGGTCCTGCTCGACCTCCCGGACCACGACTCCGTCGAGGAGGACCACGCCCTTCAGGTCAACCGTCTGCTGCCGCTGATCGACCTGCTCGTCTGGGTCGTGGACCCGCAGAAGTACGCGGACAACGCGCTCCACGAGAAGTACCTGCGTGCGCTCGCGGCCAGGCACGAGGCGATGATCGTGGTGATCAACCAGATCGACACGATCCCGGAGCGCTCCCGTGACCCGGTCCGCGACGACGTCCGACGCCTGATCGACGAGGACGGCCTCGGCGACGTGCGGATCCGAATGGTCTCCGCACGTGCCGGCGACGGCGTGGAGGCGCTGCACGGCGAGCTGGGCGAGGTCATCGCGGGGGAGTCCATCAGCGCCCGGACCGCGCGCTCGGAGATCGACGCCATCACCGAGCGGCTTCGACCGCACCTCGGCGACGGCGAACCGCAGCCTCCGTACGAGGAGGCCACGGCGGAGCGCATCGCGGTCGCGGCCGGGGTGCCGTCGGTGACCGAGTCCATCCGGTCGGCGGTTTCGAGCCCGCGGCGGGTCGCGCTCAGCCCGGTCCAGCAGCCGGCCCGCAGCCGGATCGAGGCGATCCGGGACCGCTGGATCGCCGAGGCGACGAAGGGACTGCCGCCGCTGTGGTTGGAGTCCGTGACCGCAACGGTCCCCGACGGTGCGGAGTTCGACGCGCACGTGTGGAAGGTGCTCTCGGCCGAGGAGCTGCCCTCAGCACAGGACGGTGCGGCGGCTCGGCGAAGGATTCTGGGGGTGCTCGCCACCGTCCTCGGTGCCGCGCTCGTGATCGGGGCGCTCGTGATCCTGGTGCTGCACACCCCGGTGCCCGCCGCGGCCCTCGCCGCCGGCGGCGTGGTCGTGCTCATCGGCGGGATCCTGCTGCTCAGCGCCGCGAAGCGACAGCGACAGGCGACGGCGGTCGCCCGGTCCGAGGACTACCTCACCCGGACGACCAGTGCGATCGCCGACGTGGTCCGCCGTGATCTGAGAGAGCCGACGGCCGGCGCGCTCGCCGATCACGCCGCCGTACGCCGAGGTATTCGCGGCGCCTGAACGTCCACAACTGCGCAGTTGATGCGTCGGGATCCCCAGCCCGCTCCCCGGCCGAACGTCGCCGAGGTGCCTGGTTCCACGCTTGAGCTCACCGGAACACGCCGGTTCGAGCGAAGGAACAGATCATGCCGAAGGACGTCGAAGTCACGATCCAAGGACACGTGGGGCAGACCCCCACGCTCTACCTCAACGACGGGCGCCCGCCGTTCGTCAGCGTGAGCGTCGCCACCACGCCCCGCTACTTCGACCGGAAGTCGCAGGAGTGGACCGACGGCGCCACCCAGTGGTACGCCGTGAAGGCGAACGGCGACCTCGCCACCAACATCTCCGAGAGCGTGCACAAGGGCGACGCCGTGCTCGTCCAGGGCCGGTTGTCCTTCCACGAGTACGCCACCAAGGACGGCGGGTCCGGGT
Coding sequences within:
- a CDS encoding GTPase gives rise to the protein MSTAAETGAELSRRIAEIGAALELAGDRIDADVVGRARADLAAVTQRVELGVDYTVVALVGGTGSGKSSLFNALTRLEFADVGVLRPTTARAAACVWGSDATALLDFLQVDPKRRIQRVSELDAGTGEEALNGLVLLDLPDHDSVEEDHALQVNRLLPLIDLLVWVVDPQKYADNALHEKYLRALAARHEAMIVVINQIDTIPERSRDPVRDDVRRLIDEDGLGDVRIRMVSARAGDGVEALHGELGEVIAGESISARTARSEIDAITERLRPHLGDGEPQPPYEEATAERIAVAAGVPSVTESIRSAVSSPRRVALSPVQQPARSRIEAIRDRWIAEATKGLPPLWLESVTATVPDGAEFDAHVWKVLSAEELPSAQDGAAARRRILGVLATVLGAALVIGALVILVLHTPVPAAALAAGGVVVLIGGILLLSAAKRQRQATAVARSEDYLTRTTSAIADVVRRDLREPTAGALADHAAVRRGIRGA
- a CDS encoding single-stranded DNA-binding protein; this translates as MPKDVEVTIQGHVGQTPTLYLNDGRPPFVSVSVATTPRYFDRKSQEWTDGATQWYAVKANGDLATNISESVHKGDAVLVQGRLSFHEYATKDGGSGWEPVIRPSAFGVEISRAVASVRKVRRDAADGSVDVSGLAELSGDEEAPPDPLDDALGQDPDAPDPEDETSQFQDGQSLVAKVGAPF